In a genomic window of Occallatibacter riparius:
- a CDS encoding glycoside hydrolase family 18 protein translates to MLLRRVLFSFLSIVAVSGAAFAASRKAAPLLVMYVFPQNAALTAGQVDAHSMTRINYAFANIEGGRVVTGFSHDAENFAFLTALRKENPELKVLVSVGGWLWSCNFSDAALTKESRARFIDSAAEFIAQNQLDGLDIDWEYPARRGAGYSKDCHQNPGGSDFRPEDTQNFTALLGELRARFDVESKKNGRRLLLTLAAGASPAWLEHTEMNKVARAVDTVNLMAYDYYEPGSEPTTGHHAALYTNPNDPKKESGDASVRAFEKAGVPADKLVLGVPFYGHAWGDVPATANGLYQPGKPAPNVYAQFGAIQSSMIGHGYTRFWDPVAKVPYLYNAETRTFVSYEDPESLKGKCAYVHEKKLAGMMVWDLESDDAEGTLLKALNACLRDGQK, encoded by the coding sequence ATGCTCTTGCGACGAGTTCTGTTTTCATTCTTATCGATCGTTGCTGTATCGGGGGCCGCGTTCGCGGCTTCGCGGAAGGCTGCGCCGCTGCTTGTGATGTATGTATTTCCGCAGAATGCTGCGCTGACTGCGGGACAGGTGGATGCGCACAGCATGACGCGCATCAACTATGCGTTCGCCAATATCGAGGGCGGGCGCGTCGTGACGGGGTTCTCGCATGACGCGGAGAACTTCGCGTTTTTGACGGCGCTGCGCAAGGAGAATCCTGAGCTCAAGGTGCTGGTGTCGGTGGGCGGGTGGCTGTGGTCGTGCAACTTCTCCGATGCGGCTCTCACAAAGGAGAGTCGCGCGCGGTTTATCGATTCCGCGGCGGAATTCATTGCGCAGAATCAGCTTGATGGGCTGGATATCGACTGGGAGTATCCGGCGAGGCGAGGCGCGGGTTATTCCAAAGACTGCCACCAGAATCCCGGTGGGAGCGACTTCCGGCCTGAGGACACGCAGAACTTCACGGCGCTGCTGGGCGAGTTGCGGGCGCGATTCGATGTTGAATCGAAGAAGAACGGAAGGCGGCTCCTGCTCACGCTTGCGGCGGGGGCATCGCCGGCGTGGCTTGAGCATACGGAGATGAACAAGGTTGCGCGCGCGGTGGATACGGTGAACCTGATGGCGTATGACTACTACGAGCCGGGCAGCGAGCCGACTACGGGACATCATGCCGCGCTGTATACAAATCCCAACGATCCCAAGAAGGAGTCGGGGGATGCGTCTGTGCGCGCGTTTGAGAAGGCCGGCGTGCCTGCGGACAAGCTCGTGCTGGGTGTTCCTTTCTATGGGCACGCGTGGGGAGATGTGCCGGCGACGGCGAATGGTTTGTATCAGCCGGGCAAGCCCGCGCCCAATGTTTATGCGCAGTTCGGCGCGATTCAATCGTCGATGATTGGGCATGGGTATACGCGGTTCTGGGATCCGGTAGCAAAGGTGCCGTATCTCTATAACGCGGAGACGCGCACGTTTGTGTCGTATGAGGATCCGGAGTCGCTCAAGGGTAAGTGCGCGTATGTGCATGAGAAGAAGCTGGCGGGGATGATGGTGTGGGATCTGGAGAGCGATGACGCGGAGGGAACGCTGCTGAAGGCGCTGAATGCTTGTCTGCGGGACGGACAGAAGTAA
- a CDS encoding DUF1572 domain-containing protein — MQNGMVTTFVRATREMLLEQSWPRLRTCVESLTDEQIWWRPNSSSNSIGNLVLHLNGNVTQWIIGSFAHADDRRDRPAEFSRTEGIGREELVKTLATTMERVAAVLNDLTEDDLLKRYDIQGYNTTGLEAIYHVTEHFALHYGQIAYITKMLSDRDLGFYRELNKTGRIEHSGPARP, encoded by the coding sequence ATGCAGAACGGAATGGTGACGACATTTGTGCGCGCGACGCGCGAGATGCTGCTGGAGCAGTCGTGGCCGCGGCTGCGGACTTGCGTGGAGTCGCTGACGGATGAGCAGATCTGGTGGCGGCCCAATTCGTCGAGCAACAGCATTGGGAACCTGGTGCTGCATCTGAACGGGAATGTGACGCAGTGGATCATCGGTTCGTTCGCGCATGCGGATGATCGCCGCGACCGGCCTGCGGAGTTCAGCCGGACGGAGGGGATTGGGCGCGAGGAGCTGGTGAAGACGCTGGCTACAACGATGGAGCGCGTGGCTGCGGTGCTGAATGATTTGACGGAAGACGATCTGCTGAAGAGGTATGACATTCAGGGCTACAACACGACCGGGCTCGAGGCGATCTATCACGTGACGGAGCACTTTGCGCTGCACTATGGGCAGATTGCTTACATCACGAAGATGCTGAGCGATCGGGATCTGGGGTTTTATCGGGAGCTGAACAAGACGGGGCGGATTGAGCATAGCGGGCCGGCGCGGCCTTGA
- a CDS encoding S9 family peptidase, with amino-acid sequence MSRRALFPAALLVTVLAGSASAQNGIPLTVEKIYAHGPLAGTPPEGLTWSPDGKHLTYLDGGELIDLDPGSGKPHVLVSRSKLAALSGSQASEQDKDHRDRYKMASYIWAPDAKHLLFDSNGRLWLYDLGNGIGVQVGYTDAASGDDPKFSPNGETISFVRNHGLSIVRPRDYGNAGAYPIANAPNPTTMNGEVDWVYQEELDVRSNYFWSPDSKNVAFLQMNETEVPLYPITDWIPMHATVDMQHYPQPGDPNPEVRIGVVGTSGGRINWIHMPIKGGQDYVPRFGWVDRHTLWMETVLRDHQHRYIDFVDLGNGQARQVIEITDDKFLDENYDVNVADGVIVLSNWKDGHNHLYLYHYDAHNPMAGGAPEVKQLTSGNWDVTAVSLVDAAKKVVYYTSNESGAMEQQLWQVGFDGQRKQLTTGAGYHEPNFSPNGAAFVDHYSSMMTPPQLSLCQTGGQCHVFWSNRALEPYRLREPETVEVKAKDGSTLYGDILLPAGQMLPAGQTAAASVPLIVNPYGGPGIQNVTNKWSDSLLFDELLAQHGFAVLHVDNRGSANRGRDFAQAAYHNFGPVQLEDQLAAVDAVLAKYPQLDKNRLGWWGWSWGGSFTLYAMTHSDRFKAGVAVAPVTDWHNYDSIYTERYMSQPSEFPAGYKDFSVVNSAANLKGKLLLVHGTGDDNVHMENTVQFIQKLIEAGEPYDLQLYPRKTHSIAGPDVRTHLFNRILGHFEQYLK; translated from the coding sequence GTGAGTCGTCGCGCTCTGTTCCCGGCCGCTCTGCTGGTGACTGTTCTGGCCGGTTCGGCTTCCGCTCAAAACGGGATTCCACTTACGGTGGAGAAGATTTACGCGCATGGGCCACTGGCCGGGACTCCGCCGGAGGGACTGACCTGGTCTCCGGATGGGAAGCATTTGACCTATCTGGATGGGGGCGAGCTGATCGATCTGGACCCAGGGAGCGGGAAGCCGCACGTGCTGGTGAGCCGGTCGAAGCTGGCGGCGCTCTCGGGCTCGCAGGCGAGCGAACAGGATAAGGATCATCGGGACCGCTACAAGATGGCCAGCTACATCTGGGCTCCGGACGCGAAGCATCTGCTATTCGATTCGAACGGGCGGCTGTGGCTCTATGACCTGGGGAACGGCATCGGGGTACAGGTGGGGTATACGGATGCGGCTTCGGGCGACGATCCGAAGTTTTCACCGAACGGCGAGACGATTTCGTTTGTGCGGAATCATGGGCTGAGCATCGTGCGGCCGCGCGACTACGGCAATGCTGGAGCGTATCCCATTGCGAATGCGCCGAATCCGACGACGATGAACGGCGAAGTGGATTGGGTGTACCAGGAGGAGCTCGACGTACGGAGCAACTACTTCTGGTCGCCGGACTCGAAGAACGTTGCGTTTCTGCAGATGAACGAGACGGAGGTGCCGCTGTATCCGATCACGGACTGGATTCCGATGCACGCGACGGTGGACATGCAGCACTATCCGCAGCCGGGCGATCCCAATCCCGAGGTGCGGATTGGCGTGGTGGGCACGAGCGGCGGGCGCATTAATTGGATCCACATGCCGATCAAGGGCGGGCAGGATTATGTGCCGCGCTTTGGATGGGTGGACCGGCACACGCTGTGGATGGAGACGGTTCTGCGCGACCATCAGCACCGGTATATCGACTTCGTCGACCTGGGGAACGGGCAGGCGCGACAGGTTATCGAGATCACCGACGATAAGTTTCTCGACGAGAACTACGACGTGAATGTGGCGGATGGGGTCATCGTTCTCTCGAACTGGAAGGATGGGCACAACCACCTGTACCTGTATCACTACGATGCGCACAATCCGATGGCGGGGGGAGCGCCGGAGGTGAAGCAGCTTACGTCGGGCAACTGGGATGTTACGGCGGTGTCGCTTGTGGATGCGGCGAAGAAGGTTGTGTACTACACGTCGAATGAGTCGGGCGCGATGGAGCAGCAGTTGTGGCAGGTGGGTTTCGACGGGCAGAGGAAGCAGTTGACCACGGGCGCGGGGTATCACGAGCCGAACTTTTCTCCGAACGGCGCAGCGTTCGTGGACCACTACTCGAGCATGATGACGCCGCCGCAGTTGAGCTTGTGCCAGACGGGCGGGCAGTGCCATGTGTTCTGGTCGAATCGCGCGCTGGAGCCCTACAGGTTGCGGGAGCCTGAAACGGTGGAAGTGAAGGCTAAGGATGGGTCGACGCTCTATGGGGATATTCTGCTGCCGGCGGGGCAGATGCTGCCCGCCGGGCAGACGGCGGCGGCTTCAGTGCCGCTGATTGTGAATCCGTATGGCGGCCCGGGCATTCAGAACGTTACGAACAAGTGGAGCGACTCGCTGCTGTTTGATGAGCTGCTGGCGCAGCATGGGTTTGCGGTGCTGCACGTGGATAATCGGGGATCGGCGAACAGGGGCCGCGATTTTGCGCAGGCGGCGTATCACAACTTTGGGCCGGTGCAACTGGAGGATCAGCTTGCGGCGGTGGATGCGGTGCTGGCGAAGTATCCGCAGCTGGACAAGAACCGGCTGGGGTGGTGGGGCTGGAGCTGGGGCGGCAGCTTTACGCTGTACGCGATGACGCACTCGGACCGGTTCAAGGCCGGGGTGGCGGTGGCTCCAGTTACCGATTGGCATAATTACGATTCGATCTATACTGAGCGGTACATGAGCCAGCCCTCTGAGTTCCCCGCCGGCTATAAGGATTTTTCGGTGGTGAACTCGGCAGCGAACCTGAAGGGCAAGCTGCTACTGGTGCATGGTACGGGCGATGACAACGTACATATGGAGAACACGGTGCAGTTCATCCAGAAGCTGATTGAGGCGGGCGAGCCGTACGATCTGCAGCTTTATCCGCGGAAGACGCACTCGATCGCCGGGCCGGATGTCCGCACACACCTTTTTAACCGCATTTTGGGCCATTTTGAGCAGTACCTCAAATAA
- a CDS encoding nuclear transport factor 2 family protein: MTKSDPPGRGSERARNQLRRLEQSLLDLAVRRDGDRLRQLLSDDFLEFGSSGRVWTRKSIIDMLATETNFFPPAIEEFECTFLSEKVALVTYRTVRTDAKTGERLSSLRSSVWTRQNGEWRMRFHQGTRTG; the protein is encoded by the coding sequence ATGACAAAATCGGACCCACCTGGACGAGGCAGCGAACGAGCTCGGAACCAACTGCGGCGGCTGGAACAATCGCTTCTCGATTTAGCGGTGCGCCGCGATGGGGATCGGCTGCGGCAGCTTCTGTCGGACGATTTTCTGGAGTTTGGTTCTTCGGGGCGGGTGTGGACGCGCAAGTCGATCATCGACATGCTGGCCACCGAGACGAACTTCTTCCCGCCCGCTATTGAGGAGTTCGAGTGCACGTTTCTGTCAGAGAAGGTGGCGCTGGTCACCTACCGGACGGTACGGACGGATGCGAAGACGGGCGAGCGGCTGAGCAGCCTGCGCAGCTCGGTGTGGACGCGGCAGAATGGCGAGTGGCGGATGCGGTTCCACCAGGGGACGCGGACGGGGTAG
- a CDS encoding family 20 glycosylhydrolase, which translates to MTVGSRTRRQFLQAAAALAAATSRTKMWAQPTRSSETKEKIRGLMVDAARVPENLAYYRRVLDFCSDWELNTLQFRLTDDQGTALRFASVPSLITHPHAFSPDELHALATYGRTRGVDLQPEIEAFGHTGYITRSPAYKHLLDDDPHGSAEFTGIIPVHPETPQLFEKLFREVASIFPSQYLHGGCDEVNWGGSALSRKALQTRTRADIWADWLNQLNKLAQSHGKTFIVWGDYVLGKQPDILPRLDKRIVIMDWNYWDTDPAPFRKSLDRVRANGSRGIGAPGLISYRWGPRPGTSQLGNIDAFADVYLASGNPASLGAVLTNWVPSRYIQNSLWDGFAYAAVAFNHGSATARASAFQRFVERHYGAQGNEHWSEAFKLLYDAAPLYGNSDSMPLKSRLPVPFSSEAELATALKTRIQPVNPFPHIRELLAQVQPAVKKNEADFAALQLSVRYLDALFDRESIIQKTAATSRLDHNSAQQLICSIADRDRALLDDLNKDWDTGRPSDSPAKLAPLYGMAPKDQLVFQWSRAAAFSAELAATPDRLLAILRSAGLPVKD; encoded by the coding sequence ATGACCGTGGGCTCCCGCACTCGCCGACAATTCCTCCAGGCCGCCGCCGCACTCGCCGCCGCCACTAGCCGCACAAAGATGTGGGCTCAACCTACCCGCTCGTCTGAGACCAAAGAAAAGATCCGCGGCCTCATGGTCGACGCCGCACGCGTCCCTGAAAACCTCGCGTACTACCGCCGCGTCCTCGACTTCTGCTCTGACTGGGAACTCAACACCCTCCAGTTCCGCCTCACCGACGACCAGGGCACCGCGCTCCGCTTCGCCTCCGTGCCCAGTCTCATCACCCACCCGCACGCCTTCTCGCCCGATGAGCTGCACGCCCTCGCGACGTACGGCCGCACCCGTGGCGTCGACCTGCAGCCTGAAATCGAAGCCTTCGGCCACACCGGCTACATCACGCGTTCGCCCGCATACAAGCACCTGCTCGACGACGACCCGCACGGCTCCGCCGAATTCACCGGCATCATCCCCGTCCATCCTGAAACACCGCAGCTCTTCGAAAAGCTCTTCCGCGAAGTCGCCTCCATCTTCCCGTCGCAGTACCTGCACGGCGGCTGCGACGAGGTGAACTGGGGCGGATCGGCTCTCTCGCGCAAAGCCCTTCAAACCCGCACCCGCGCCGATATATGGGCTGACTGGCTCAACCAGCTCAACAAACTCGCGCAGTCCCACGGCAAAACCTTCATCGTCTGGGGCGACTACGTCCTCGGCAAGCAGCCCGACATCCTGCCCCGCCTCGACAAGCGCATCGTCATCATGGACTGGAACTACTGGGACACCGACCCCGCCCCGTTCCGAAAATCCCTCGACCGCGTCCGCGCCAACGGCTCCCGCGGCATCGGCGCGCCCGGCCTCATCAGCTATCGCTGGGGACCCCGCCCCGGCACCAGCCAGCTCGGCAACATCGACGCCTTCGCCGACGTATATCTCGCCTCCGGCAACCCCGCATCCCTCGGCGCCGTGCTCACCAACTGGGTCCCCAGCCGTTACATCCAGAACTCGCTCTGGGACGGTTTCGCCTACGCAGCAGTCGCCTTCAACCACGGCTCGGCAACCGCGCGTGCCTCCGCCTTCCAGCGCTTCGTCGAACGCCACTATGGGGCGCAGGGTAACGAGCACTGGTCCGAAGCCTTCAAGCTCCTCTACGACGCCGCGCCCCTCTACGGAAACTCCGACTCCATGCCGCTCAAATCGCGTCTCCCCGTCCCCTTCAGCTCGGAAGCCGAACTCGCCACCGCGCTCAAAACTCGCATACAGCCGGTAAACCCGTTCCCGCACATCCGCGAACTCCTCGCGCAAGTGCAGCCCGCCGTGAAAAAGAACGAAGCCGACTTCGCCGCTCTCCAACTCAGCGTCCGCTATCTCGACGCCCTCTTCGATCGCGAGTCCATCATCCAAAAGACCGCCGCCACCAGCCGCCTCGACCACAACTCCGCGCAGCAACTCATCTGCAGCATCGCCGATCGCGACCGCGCTCTCCTCGATGACCTGAACAAGGACTGGGACACCGGCCGCCCCTCCGACTCGCCGGCAAAGCTCGCGCCCCTCTACGGCATGGCGCCCAAAGACCAGCTCGTCTTCCAGTGGAGCCGCGCCGCCGCCTTCTCCGCCGAGCTAGCCGCCACCCCCGACCGCCTCCTCGCGATCCTCCGCTCCGCAGGGCTGCCGGTCAAAGACTGA
- a CDS encoding RNA polymerase sigma factor, giving the protein MIAGDVPKLDGIEQEARNAGSGVSDLRVNCNGEVRVAEFLRAVEKHRARLLWVATQMMRGEEQDAEDVVQEALMRAFRNLGRFRAESQMGTWLQAIVKNAAREYMRNWGGKRFISMNPDVDDDSCVCELPDPTPDPEQDCVRREREHIAHAAVGAIGPTNRETVQLCVFEELPYMEVATLLNVSTGTIKARMFRSRLELRDVITGLIARL; this is encoded by the coding sequence ATGATCGCTGGCGATGTTCCGAAACTTGACGGCATTGAGCAAGAGGCGAGGAACGCTGGTTCGGGCGTGTCCGACCTGCGTGTGAATTGCAATGGCGAGGTCAGGGTTGCTGAATTTCTTCGGGCAGTCGAGAAACATCGAGCACGCCTGCTGTGGGTTGCCACCCAGATGATGCGCGGCGAAGAGCAGGACGCTGAGGACGTTGTACAGGAAGCATTGATGCGAGCATTTAGAAATCTGGGGCGATTCCGGGCTGAATCGCAAATGGGAACCTGGCTGCAGGCTATCGTCAAGAATGCTGCACGCGAATACATGCGCAATTGGGGAGGAAAGCGGTTCATTTCGATGAACCCTGACGTTGACGACGATTCCTGCGTGTGCGAGTTGCCAGACCCGACGCCCGATCCAGAACAAGATTGCGTGCGGAGGGAACGTGAGCATATTGCACATGCTGCCGTCGGCGCGATCGGGCCGACAAACCGGGAGACGGTGCAACTATGCGTGTTTGAAGAATTGCCTTACATGGAAGTGGCGACGCTGCTGAACGTGTCCACAGGCACGATTAAAGCACGCATGTTCCGCAGCAGACTGGAGCTGAGGGATGTCATCACAGGTCTGATTGCGCGCCTATAA
- a CDS encoding substrate-binding domain-containing protein, with protein MRKIALALASLVLAFTTSCNTGKPPEVYYLIAANVQLPYWQTVANGFNKAAAAYNVQAKVAGPNTYDPSAELDALRTAIREKPAGILISVADVSTLERDIDSAIRNGIPVITVDSDAPATRRLYFIGTNNIQAGRLGGSRLIDKLNGKGNVAFFTMPGQPNLEDRLSGFKQVLNTQPGIKVQIIDMKGDAKTASDQAAQLLAKTGAQKIDAFVCLEAISGKPVADALKNAKATDRTVIAWDTDDGTLNAVRDGTIDSTIAQKPYTMGYSGLVLLHDVTEAKPSQLNKDFRTDWFSPYPVFVDTGTTLVDKGNVDLYFSAAAVNK; from the coding sequence ATGAGAAAGATCGCCCTGGCCCTGGCGTCACTCGTACTGGCATTCACCACCAGCTGCAACACCGGAAAGCCCCCCGAGGTTTACTACCTCATCGCAGCCAACGTGCAGTTGCCCTACTGGCAGACCGTCGCCAACGGCTTCAACAAGGCGGCAGCCGCTTACAACGTGCAGGCCAAAGTCGCCGGCCCGAACACCTACGACCCCTCAGCCGAACTCGACGCGCTGCGGACCGCCATCCGCGAAAAGCCCGCCGGCATTCTGATCTCCGTCGCCGATGTCTCCACTCTTGAGCGCGATATCGACTCCGCCATCCGCAACGGCATTCCCGTTATCACCGTTGATTCCGACGCCCCCGCCACCCGCCGTCTCTACTTCATCGGAACCAACAACATTCAGGCAGGACGCCTCGGTGGCAGTCGCCTCATCGACAAGCTCAACGGCAAGGGCAACGTCGCCTTCTTCACCATGCCCGGGCAGCCCAACCTGGAGGATCGCCTCTCCGGCTTCAAGCAAGTCCTTAACACCCAGCCCGGCATCAAGGTCCAGATCATCGACATGAAAGGCGATGCCAAAACCGCCTCCGATCAGGCCGCGCAGCTTCTCGCCAAAACCGGCGCCCAGAAAATCGATGCCTTCGTCTGCCTCGAAGCTATCTCCGGCAAGCCCGTGGCCGACGCCCTCAAGAACGCAAAGGCGACCGACCGTACCGTCATCGCATGGGATACCGACGACGGCACCCTCAACGCGGTTCGCGATGGCACCATCGACTCCACCATCGCGCAAAAACCCTACACCATGGGCTACTCCGGCCTCGTGCTGCTGCACGATGTCACTGAAGCCAAGCCTTCCCAGCTCAACAAGGACTTTCGCACCGACTGGTTCTCGCCCTACCCCGTCTTCGTCGACACCGGCACGACGCTGGTAGACAAGGGCAACGTCGACCTCTACTTCTCCGCCGCGGCGGTGAACAAGTAG
- a CDS encoding PadR family transcriptional regulator produces the protein MTNAEPYRNRIELLQGTLDMLILQSLQWGPMHGYGIAQAIRVKSSEVLQVETGSLYPALHRLERQKWVKSEWKLTESRQRAKFYQITSKGKEQLTADHDRWQTMVRAIAAVMEEQRS, from the coding sequence ATGACGAACGCTGAACCTTATCGGAATCGGATTGAGTTGCTGCAGGGGACGCTGGACATGCTGATTTTGCAATCGCTGCAGTGGGGGCCGATGCACGGCTACGGAATTGCGCAGGCGATCCGGGTGAAGTCGAGCGAAGTGCTGCAGGTGGAGACGGGGTCGCTGTATCCGGCGCTGCACCGGCTGGAGCGGCAGAAGTGGGTGAAGTCGGAGTGGAAGCTGACGGAGAGCCGGCAGCGGGCGAAGTTCTACCAGATCACAAGCAAAGGCAAGGAGCAGCTGACGGCTGACCACGACCGCTGGCAGACGATGGTGCGCGCGATTGCCGCGGTGATGGAAGAGCAGCGGAGTTAG